A window from Opitutia bacterium ISCC 52 encodes these proteins:
- a CDS encoding GreA/GreB family elongation factor, whose product MDKLAVIDEVIKALQHEIDIGSKASREAFEAATDEDSYSDGKYDTRSLEASYLAGGQAQIVKELGDALQGFNLMKAQHFITPPSQQIGLGSLVEIKGSNSNTWYIVGPGGGGMDIEVNGTAITVLTLHSPLGLSLASKREGDEVEMPESTATVMQVL is encoded by the coding sequence GCACGAAATCGATATCGGTAGCAAAGCTTCGCGAGAGGCTTTCGAAGCCGCGACCGATGAAGATTCGTATTCGGATGGCAAATACGATACCCGCAGCCTGGAAGCCTCTTACCTAGCTGGCGGTCAGGCGCAGATCGTTAAAGAACTAGGAGATGCGCTTCAGGGTTTTAACTTAATGAAAGCCCAACACTTCATCACTCCTCCATCCCAGCAAATCGGGCTAGGATCATTGGTAGAGATAAAAGGATCCAATTCAAACACCTGGTATATAGTGGGCCCGGGCGGAGGCGGAATGGACATCGAAGTCAATGGAACCGCCATTACCGTTTTGACCCTTCACTCACCCCTTGGATTGTCTCTCGCCTCCAAAAGAGAAGGAGACGAAGTAGAAATGCCAGAGAGCACCGCAACGGTGATGCAAGTTCTATAA